The DNA region CCGCGTTCCTCATCGCCTGTTTGCCGCGCATCTATCCGGCCATTGTACCTCGCCTGCCGCCCCGGCTCCACGGCCTACGCCGCTCTGTACTCCTGGCCCTTTTTTATGAAAAATTTAGCCCCTCCGCTCAAAAATAGATTGCACAGTCTACCCTAGCCAGTAATAATGAAAGCAGAAGCCATGCTGTTTTCTGAGAACCGAATTATGTATGGCTTAACCAGCGGTAAAGCAAACACACCATGAACCAGGTCCTGAAGGTGCGCATCCTTTTTATCGCAGATGAACCCGAAAGCGGGCAGCTCTGGACGCATCTGCTCCAGTCGAAGGACTACGAAGTTACGCTCCTCCATTCCCTGCAGGAAGCGGTTAATTGGTGGGCTGGCCAGGCCAGCGAGTTGATCATCGTGGATGTGTGCGGGCCATACCGGGGTGGGATCGAGATCGTGCGCCCACTCCGGGCTATCGTGACCGTCCCCATTCTGCTGCTGCTGAGCGACTACAGCGAAGCGCACGCCCTGGAAGCCTACCAGGCCGGGGCCAGTGAGTGCGTCGGTAAGCCGCTCGACCCCCGGCTCTTCCTGGCGAAAGTCCGGGTCTGGGCGGCACATTCGTGGCATGTCCCGACGGAGGCGCTCGATTCGTTCCAGATCGGTCCGCTGCGACTGGATACCCGCCAGCGCCAGCTCGTGATGGAGAACGGGGCGACAGTTAAGCTGACCAACCTGGAACTACGCC from Anaerolineae bacterium includes:
- a CDS encoding response regulator transcription factor, giving the protein MNQVLKVRILFIADEPESGQLWTHLLQSKDYEVTLLHSLQEAVNWWAGQASELIIVDVCGPYRGGIEIVRPLRAIVTVPILLLLSDYSEAHALEAYQAGASECVGKPLDPRLFLAKVRVWAAHSWHVPTEALDSFQIGPLRLDTRQRQLVMENGATVKLTNLELRLLHLLVAHAGQVLPTSVIVDRVWGYMGVGDGTLVKNVVYRLRRKIEPNPARPRHIVAVAGEGYTFYP